A portion of the Anoxybacillus gonensis genome contains these proteins:
- a CDS encoding efflux RND transporter permease subunit yields MGISHFSIRRPVLTFVSMIIVILLGAVSLLNIPMKLIPDIQPPVGVVVATYPGAGPTEVLEKVTKPLESSLATLPGLKSMTSTSQEGSALILLQFSWATVIDEMQNDVMQRIDQAPLPDDVQKPRFLKFDPSQFPVIQMTLTSKDGTGELNALAQQLKAELAKTEGVASVNVSGTLTKRVRVLVDPNKLRTYRLSQQDIANLISANNVSLPGETVVIDERQLSTRILSTVQSVDDLKKLVVAINPLTNERIRLQDVAKVELISPQQQTITRTNERPSVLMSVLQKADANTAEVSQSFQKQLDKLLKKEQFKNVHVDILFDQGEFIERTIRNIAQSLVLGGAFAMAVLFLFLRNMKSPIIIGIAIPYSVIVTFVLMYFSDFTLNIMTLGGLALGIGMLVDNSIVVIENISRHLAMGKEPKEAAKDGVSEVGSAIVASTLTSVAVFIPVLFITGLIGDLFTEFALTIAFSLLASLFVALTVVPMLASRWLRPRRRYREEARLSSASMRALEKSVRWALRHRLIVLLFAVGLLGVGVVGLTKVGMQFLPNTDEGFFSIRVQTDDGYSLEATERVVAAIEHELKKVDEIETYVSLIGSTQEQSFRGTTQSNVAEIYVKMKPKDERKRSVFVIVDKLKSPVQKAVKNVNQTAEVSFNLQASTGSAPNTLTFSVKDTDEQRLKQVVSQIEKRVKALKEVKEVSTDLSETVDEIQVQIDRDKALQHGLTPAQVAVVAQQMTRGMTATRIIDASANVYDVTVEYDENVKNSVSDLKQLLVKKPDGSFVKLGDIASVTVGKSRVQIQRVNEQSAVQFTVKYKSSVTLSDISALVDREIAKLDLPSETEIVFGGDRELLESSIDDLALAFALAVTFVYLVMAAQFESFKHPFIIMFTIPLMIIGITAGLWLTHTPMSVMVIIGGIVLAGIVVNNAIVLVDYMNQMRARGERDIIVTAVKLRLRPILMTALTTILGLLPLAFGIGDGAELNQPMAITVIGGLISSTFLTLFIIPIVYSFTLPRKFYIQK; encoded by the coding sequence CTTTTAGGGGCGGTATCGTTGTTAAATATTCCGATGAAGTTAATCCCAGATATTCAGCCACCTGTTGGGGTTGTGGTGGCAACGTATCCGGGGGCAGGGCCAACGGAAGTGCTTGAAAAAGTGACGAAGCCGTTAGAAAGCAGTTTAGCGACGTTACCGGGGTTAAAGTCGATGACGTCAACATCTCAAGAAGGCTCAGCGCTCATTTTATTGCAGTTTTCATGGGCGACAGTTATTGATGAGATGCAAAATGATGTGATGCAGCGCATCGATCAAGCCCCGCTTCCCGATGATGTGCAAAAGCCACGATTTTTAAAGTTTGACCCGTCGCAGTTTCCGGTCATTCAAATGACGTTAACGAGCAAAGACGGAACGGGTGAGTTGAACGCATTAGCGCAACAGTTAAAAGCGGAGCTTGCCAAAACGGAAGGTGTGGCGAGCGTGAACGTATCGGGCACGTTAACGAAACGGGTGCGCGTGCTCGTTGATCCGAATAAGCTTCGTACATATCGCCTTTCTCAACAAGATATCGCTAACTTGATTTCAGCCAATAACGTGTCGCTGCCGGGTGAAACGGTTGTCATCGATGAGCGGCAATTGTCGACGCGCATTTTAAGTACGGTGCAATCGGTTGATGATTTAAAAAAGCTTGTTGTTGCGATCAATCCGTTGACGAATGAACGCATTCGTCTACAAGACGTGGCGAAAGTTGAGCTTATTTCCCCGCAACAACAAACGATTACTCGCACGAATGAACGGCCATCTGTGCTGATGAGCGTGCTGCAAAAGGCGGATGCGAACACAGCGGAAGTGTCACAATCGTTTCAAAAGCAGCTAGACAAGTTATTGAAAAAAGAACAGTTTAAAAACGTACATGTCGATATATTATTTGATCAAGGTGAGTTTATTGAACGGACGATTCGCAATATTGCCCAATCGCTCGTTTTAGGTGGCGCGTTTGCGATGGCTGTATTGTTTTTATTTTTACGCAATATGAAAAGCCCGATCATTATCGGCATCGCCATTCCGTATTCGGTCATTGTAACGTTCGTTTTAATGTATTTTTCCGACTTTACGTTAAACATTATGACGCTTGGCGGATTGGCACTCGGAATCGGCATGCTTGTCGACAACTCGATCGTCGTCATTGAAAATATTTCGCGCCATTTAGCGATGGGGAAAGAGCCGAAAGAAGCGGCAAAAGATGGGGTGAGCGAAGTCGGAAGCGCCATTGTCGCCTCGACGTTGACGAGCGTGGCGGTATTTATTCCTGTATTGTTTATTACCGGATTAATTGGTGATTTGTTTACCGAATTTGCATTAACGATTGCGTTTAGTCTACTTGCTTCGTTGTTTGTCGCGTTAACGGTTGTGCCGATGCTTGCGAGCCGTTGGCTACGTCCGCGTCGACGTTATCGGGAAGAAGCGCGATTATCTTCCGCATCGATGCGCGCGTTGGAAAAAAGTGTGCGTTGGGCGTTGCGTCATCGTTTGATCGTGTTATTGTTCGCAGTTGGCTTGCTTGGCGTCGGGGTTGTCGGGTTAACGAAAGTAGGGATGCAGTTTTTGCCCAATACAGATGAAGGATTTTTCTCGATTCGCGTGCAAACGGATGACGGCTACTCTTTAGAAGCGACAGAGCGCGTCGTTGCGGCCATTGAACATGAGTTAAAGAAAGTCGATGAGATTGAAACGTATGTGAGTCTCATCGGTTCAACGCAAGAACAGTCGTTTCGCGGAACGACACAAAGCAACGTCGCGGAAATATATGTGAAAATGAAACCGAAAGATGAGCGGAAACGGTCTGTGTTTGTCATCGTTGATAAATTAAAGTCGCCTGTGCAAAAAGCGGTAAAAAACGTGAATCAAACAGCGGAAGTATCGTTTAACTTGCAAGCGTCGACAGGAAGTGCGCCAAATACGTTAACATTTAGTGTGAAAGATACGGATGAACAGCGCTTAAAGCAAGTCGTGAGCCAAATTGAAAAACGAGTAAAGGCGTTAAAAGAAGTGAAAGAAGTATCGACAGATTTATCGGAAACGGTCGATGAAATTCAAGTACAGATCGATCGCGATAAAGCGTTACAACATGGGCTGACGCCAGCACAAGTGGCGGTTGTTGCCCAACAAATGACGCGCGGAATGACAGCGACGCGCATCATTGACGCCTCTGCGAACGTATATGATGTGACGGTCGAATACGATGAAAACGTGAAAAATTCTGTATCTGACTTAAAGCAGTTGCTTGTGAAAAAGCCGGACGGTTCGTTTGTGAAACTTGGCGATATCGCCTCTGTCACCGTTGGAAAAAGCCGCGTCCAAATTCAGCGCGTAAATGAACAGAGCGCTGTGCAGTTTACGGTGAAATATAAAAGTTCGGTGACGCTGAGTGACATATCTGCGCTTGTCGATCGAGAAATTGCCAAGCTCGATCTTCCGTCTGAAACAGAAATCGTCTTCGGTGGCGATCGGGAGCTATTAGAATCGTCGATTGACGATTTAGCGTTAGCGTTTGCATTGGCGGTGACGTTCGTCTATCTTGTGATGGCGGCGCAGTTTGAATCGTTTAAACATCCGTTTATTATTATGTTTACTATTCCGCTTATGATCATCGGCATTACAGCTGGATTATGGCTAACCCATACGCCGATGAGCGTCATGGTCATTATCGGTGGCATTGTCCTTGCGGGGATTGTCGTGAACAACGCGATCGTGCTTGTTGACTATATGAACCAGATGCGTGCGCGCGGAGAGCGAGATATTATTGTTACAGCGGTAAAACTTCGTCTTCGTCCGATTTTAATGACGGCGTTAACGACGATTTTAGGGTTGTTGCCGCTTGCTTTTGGCATCGGTGACGGAGCGGAACTGAATCAACCGATGGCGATTACGGTCATTGGCGGACTAATAAGCAGCACCTTTTTAACTTTATTTATTATTCCGATTGTATATAGTTTTACGTTACCGAGAAAGTTTTACATTCAAAAATAA